The DNA region aCCCCCGGACCCTGCATGTCGTCCAGGTACCTGCGTTGACGCCTGCGACTGCACTGCACCCGAGGTACATCGACGTCACGTGGCCACACTCTACACACACACCTTACCTCACCCTCGTCAACACTTATACATAACATCGCCATATCTTGTTAATACCTCGCTGCCCTCTGTACACATCATGTCCTTGGCACTATCATCCATGCGGCGGACGTGTACCTCCGTGGCACGCTCTGCGCGGCCTCGTGTTCTTGCCCTCCCTCACGCCCATCCCTCTCACTCGCTCCTCTATAcacccgcggcggcatgtcAAACTAGATATAGCTCCCACTCGCCCATGGGTGCTCCCCCTTCCAGCCCGCGCAAGAAGGTCACTATCGCTACACTGAGGTCTCTGCACAAAAAGGGCGACCCCATCACCATGATCACGGCCCACGACTTCCCCAGTGCCCACGTGGCCGACCATGCCGGCATGGACGTCGTCCTGGTTGGCGATAGCCTCGCTATGGTGGCCCTAGGCATGGAGGACACGAGTGAGGTTCTGGTCGAAGAAATGTTGCTGCACTGTCGCTCCGTTGCGAGAGCCACAAAGACGGCCTTCACCGTAAGTCGATCGATCCCCTTTGTCTCGGTCTAAGCCCCACCATCCCATCCGCGCCAGGGTCGCTGACCAGGATGGTCTGTAGGTTGGCGATCTGCCAATGGGATCGTATGAGATCTCGCCGGAGCAGGCACTCGCCACAGCGATACGCTTCATCAAGGATGGCCGCGTCCAGAGCGTCAAGCTCGAAGGCGGCAAGGAAATGGCGCCGACCATTCGAAAAATCACCACAGCTGGCATCCCCGTGCTGGGCCATGTCGGCCTGACCCCGCAGCGTCAAAATGCCCTCGGCGGGTTCCGCGTCCAGGGCAAGACCAAGGACGGCGCCCTCGgtgtcctcgaggacgcgctcgccgtccaggaAGCCGGCTGCTTCGCCGTtgtgctcgaggccgtcccgGCCGAGGTTGCCGAGCTCATCACGCAAAGGCTGTCTATCCCGACCAttggcatcggcgccggcgccggctgctCCGGTCAGGTACTGGTCCAGACCGACATGGCCGGCAATTTCCCACCCGGCAGGTTCCTTCCCAAGTTCGTCAAGAAGTACGGCGACGTCTGGGGCGAGTCAAGGCGGGCCATCGAGGCATATcgcgacgaggtcaagaGCCGCCAGTATCCGGCAGCCGAGCACACCTATCCGATTCCCGAAggggagctggcggcgttTTCCAAAGCTATCAAGGAGATGTAGTGAGCGGTGGCTGAGAGGGCGGTTTCTGTTCGGGTAACATAATggcgcgcggtggcggcggttgtCTTTTTTGAGCGAGCGCATTGCATTCTTGTTTTTAGCGATTCATGATGAGATCTGATGGCGGGAGAAGACTACATTTTAGAGTTGGCGAAATATTTGTTTGTAGCAAATGATGAGGGTAGATGGCGGGTAGTAGACACCTCATCCAAACGCTGGGGTCATAGAATAGGCAACGACAAGCTGATCCGACGCGTTCTTGAAGCACTGCATCCGGTCAACAACTCATCAACTCTTGAGCCGCGGGGACGCGGATGAGCGAGTGGCAATTCACCTGGTGCAAATTCCCAACCACCTCGTCCAGCGACGGCGCAAACGCCGAGTTGACGTACAGGAACACGCTGTCCGTGTCCCTGCAGCGCAGCTTCCGCCGCAGGTACcgcaccacctcctcgaagcgtcgcgtcgccgtgATCTTGCATAggtcctgctgcagcgccggcgccgcgcccccgacGGGCTTGAaccgcaccaccacctttctgtccggcgccggcgccgccgcgctcgccagcgccgccgtcgcgtccCGCGGCAGGtccgccagcaccaccgacgccgacatggtcagcggcagctgctgctcctcctccgccgctgccgccgccgccgccgagtccgAGTCTGAGTCTGGGTCTGGGTTTGTCTCGGGCACCGGTGACGcgggggccacggccgcggccggtgaggggctggtgctgctgctggcccggTGATGTGGGGGTTCCATGGTCAACGATATGCAAGCGCCAAAATCCTGGTTTCGTTTCCGAGCGCCTTGTTTTTGCCGGATGTCTGGTGTCTGGGCTTATGAGGGTGTTGGCATTGTTGTGCGAGCGGTGACATGTGTCGGTGCGACAGGCAGCTGCGAGTCGGAGCTCTGTAGTGCTTCTCCGTGGTCAGCGCTACAGTGCAgtaagtacagtatacatacTGTGTCTGCTCCATTGTCTATGGGTTCGGTATCAAAGTCAAGTAACCACGGAGAGGACGCAGATAGTTCATCAATCTTATAATTCAATACGTATGTGTCTGATAGGGGAGAGGGTTTCTATCCAGGCAACCTTCGCTTCTGGCCCTGGAATGCAAGCTTTGCGTCAATGCCTCTCTACAGGTACTTTGTATGCCACTCAAGACTCGTCTGCCTTCTCGTACGGGGTTTCCAGGTCTTCTATGCTATCCATGACCCCGTTGGCGACACCATTCGCATTTCCGTTTCTGGCGTCAATCTTAATCTCAGTTGCGATGCCATTCGCAATGCCGTTTTCGTGGCCATTTTCGTGGCCGTTTGCGTAACCTCGCAGACCTTCGAGGCCTTCTAGAACCATGTCCATCATCCCTCCTCTAAGCAAACTCTCATACACCATCGTGACCCAGCTCCCAATGGTCTTCTTATCTTCTGTTGGCAAGCCTTTTCGAGCATTGTATAGCGGGTCATCGTCGATTCCGCAATGCAGAGGTACTTTGAGC from Purpureocillium takamizusanense chromosome 3, complete sequence includes:
- the atg12 gene encoding Ubiquitin-like protein (BUSCO:EOG09265EKJ~COG:U~EggNog:ENOG503P4G5), whose protein sequence is MEPPHHRASSSTSPSPAAAVAPASPVPETNPDPDSDSDSAAAAAAAEEEQQLPLTMSASVVLADLPRDATAALASAAAPAPDRKVVVRFKPVGGAAPALQQDLCKITATRRFEEVVRYLRRKLRCRDTDSVFLYVNSAFAPSLDEVVGNLHQCFKNASDQLVVAYSMTPAFG
- the ECM31 gene encoding 3-methyl-2-oxobutanoate hydroxymethyltransferase (EggNog:ENOG503NV9A~BUSCO:EOG09263FTE~COG:H), translated to MSLALSSMRRTCTSVARSARPRVLALPHAHPSHSLLYTPAAACQTRYSSHSPMGAPPSSPRKKVTIATLRSLHKKGDPITMITAHDFPSAHVADHAGMDVVLVGDSLAMVALGMEDTSEVLVEEMLLHCRSVARATKTAFTVGDLPMGSYEISPEQALATAIRFIKDGRVQSVKLEGGKEMAPTIRKITTAGIPVLGHVGLTPQRQNALGGFRVQGKTKDGALGVLEDALAVQEAGCFAVVLEAVPAEVAELITQRLSIPTIGIGAGAGCSGQVLVQTDMAGNFPPGRFLPKFVKKYGDVWGESRRAIEAYRDEVKSRQYPAAEHTYPIPEGELAAFSKAIKEM